One Glycine max cultivar Williams 82 chromosome 4, Glycine_max_v4.0, whole genome shotgun sequence DNA segment encodes these proteins:
- the LOC100792349 gene encoding transcription factor MYB33 isoform X1: protein MFFSLPSDPFPTTGHRHSFPTVYNTDNIIKEMSQMTNEINYNVHCNDQTGSQLNDEGNGVGMVLKKGPWTAAEDVLLVNYVQKHGEGNWNAVQKYSGLSRCGKSCRLRWANHLRPNLKKGAFTAEEERMIAELHAKMGNKWARMAAHLHGRTDNEIKNYWNTRMKRRQRAGLPLYPPEVLLQAFQERKHGQGTGEISNGDGGHHDFLKKNNYEIHDAIFDSLKENQGILPFLPDLPAISANSFLPNCLGSPPYCNFLPSTLPNHDHFQESTMSFIGSSELNSNEFYPFDRIKDNNSDKISESFGLYSPLDRGASSHGSICYSHSLSNGNSSTSKLISEAAKSELPSLQIPETEFGCWGTSPPPPLNESLDVFIHSPQPPNALDSGSSPLNSGLLDALLYQANTLGCSKNNSSDKSLNSSIATPGDRAESSALNMYETEWEDYADPLSPFGATSILNEHPVVSTNGNSWDDWELFQTFSANSAGNNERLQSVDQVWAPKSGNQSMSLLNLTLPDVLITSDWHELYSDHDSMNQAVMTEASDDISGQ from the exons GGACACAGACACAGTTTTCCTACAGTTTATAACACAG ataatattattaaagagATGAGTCAAATGACAAATGAGATTAACTACAATGTGCACTGCAATGATCAAACTGGGTCACAGTTAAATGATGAGGGCAATGGAGTAGGTATGGTTCTGAAGAAAGGGCCATGGACAGCTGCTGAAGATGTTCTTTTGGTGAACTATGTCCAGAAGCATGGAGAGGGGAACTGGAATGCTGTTCAGAAGTACTCAGGCCTGTCTCGTTGTGGAAAAAGTTGTAGACTGCGATGGGCCAATCACCTAAGGCCAAATTTAAAGAAAGGAGCATTTACCGCAGAAGAGGAACGGATGATTGCTGAACTCCACGCCAAAATGGGAAACAAATGGGCACGCATGGCGGCGCAC TTGCATGGTCGTACAGATaacgaaataaaaaattactggaACACTCGGATGAAGAGGCGGCAACGGGCTGGCTTGCCACTTTATCCTCCCGAGGTACTTTTGCAAGCATTTCAAGAGAGAAAGCATGGCCAAGGTACTGGTGAAATTAGTAATGGTGATGGAGGGCATCATGATttcttgaagaaaaacaattatgAGATACATGATGCAATATTTGACAGTCTGAAGGAAAATCAAGGAATCTTACCTTTTTTGCCTGACCTTCCTGCTATTTCTGCTAATAGCTTTCTGCCAAATTGTCTTGGTTCTCCTCCATATTGTAATTTTTTGCCATCAACATTACCTAACCATGATCATTTTCAAGAGTCAACCATGTCTTTTATTGGTTCCAGTGAATTGAACAGCAATGAGTTTTATCCATTTGACCGTATTAAGGATAATAATTCTGATAAGATTTCAGAATCATTTGGATTGTATTCTCCCCTTGATCGTGGTGCCTCCTCACATGGCTCAATTTGTTACAGCCATTCACTATCGAATGGCAATTCCTCTACTTCTAAGCTGATTTCTGAGGCTGCAAAGTCAGAGCTCCCTTCACTCCAAATTCCAGAAACCGAATTTGGTTGTTGGGGTACCTCTCCCCCACCTCCATTGAATGAGTCTCTTGATGTTTTCATTCATTCTCCTCAACCACCTAATGCACTAGACTCAGGTTCTTCACCACTTAATAGTGGCTTGCTTGATGCATTACTTTATCAAGCAAATActcttggttgttcaaagaatAATTCTTCTGACAAGAGTTTAAATTCTTCAATTGCAACTCCTGGTGACAGAGCTGAGAGTTCTGCTTTGAACATGTATGAGACAGAATGGGAGGATTATGCTGACCCTTTATCTCCCTTTGGAGCAACTTCAATCCTGAATGAGCATCCTGTTGTTAGCACCAATGGAAACTCATGGGATGATTGGGAACTTTTTCAGACCTTTAGTG CAAATTCTGCAGGCAACAATGAGAGATTGCAGTCAGTTGACCAGGTTTGGGCCCCTAAGAGTGGAAATCAATCCATGTCTCTGTTGAATCTCACTCTGCCAGATGTCTTGATAACTTCAGATTGGCACGAACTGTATTCTGACCACGATAGCATGAACCAAGCTGTCATGACTGAAGCTAGTGATGATATCAGTGGACAGTAA
- the LOC100792349 gene encoding transcription factor MYB33 isoform X2, translating to MFFSLPSDPFPTTGHRHSFPTVYNTDNIIKEMSQMTNEINYNVHCNDQTGSQLNDEGNGVGMVLKKGPWTAAEDVLLVNYVQKHGEGNWNAVQKYSGLSRCGKSCRLRWANHLRPNLKKGAFTAEEERMIAELHAKMGNKWARMAAHLHGRTDNEIKNYWNTRMKRRQRAGLPLYPPEVLLQAFQERKHGQGTGEISNGDGGHHDFLKKNNYEIHDAIFDSLKENQGILPFLPDLPAISANSFLPNCLGSPPYCNFLPSTLPNHDHFQESTMSFIGSSELNSNEFYPFDRIKDNNSDKISESFGLYSPLDRGASSHGSICYSHSLSNGNSSTSKLISEAAKSELPSLQIPETEFGCWGTSPPPPLNESLDVFIHSPQPPNALDSGSSPLNSGLLDALLYQANTLGCSKNNSSDKSLNSSIATPGDRAESSALNMYETEWEDYADPLSPFGATSILNEHPVVSTNGNSWDDWELFQTFSGNNERLQSVDQVWAPKSGNQSMSLLNLTLPDVLITSDWHELYSDHDSMNQAVMTEASDDISGQ from the exons GGACACAGACACAGTTTTCCTACAGTTTATAACACAG ataatattattaaagagATGAGTCAAATGACAAATGAGATTAACTACAATGTGCACTGCAATGATCAAACTGGGTCACAGTTAAATGATGAGGGCAATGGAGTAGGTATGGTTCTGAAGAAAGGGCCATGGACAGCTGCTGAAGATGTTCTTTTGGTGAACTATGTCCAGAAGCATGGAGAGGGGAACTGGAATGCTGTTCAGAAGTACTCAGGCCTGTCTCGTTGTGGAAAAAGTTGTAGACTGCGATGGGCCAATCACCTAAGGCCAAATTTAAAGAAAGGAGCATTTACCGCAGAAGAGGAACGGATGATTGCTGAACTCCACGCCAAAATGGGAAACAAATGGGCACGCATGGCGGCGCAC TTGCATGGTCGTACAGATaacgaaataaaaaattactggaACACTCGGATGAAGAGGCGGCAACGGGCTGGCTTGCCACTTTATCCTCCCGAGGTACTTTTGCAAGCATTTCAAGAGAGAAAGCATGGCCAAGGTACTGGTGAAATTAGTAATGGTGATGGAGGGCATCATGATttcttgaagaaaaacaattatgAGATACATGATGCAATATTTGACAGTCTGAAGGAAAATCAAGGAATCTTACCTTTTTTGCCTGACCTTCCTGCTATTTCTGCTAATAGCTTTCTGCCAAATTGTCTTGGTTCTCCTCCATATTGTAATTTTTTGCCATCAACATTACCTAACCATGATCATTTTCAAGAGTCAACCATGTCTTTTATTGGTTCCAGTGAATTGAACAGCAATGAGTTTTATCCATTTGACCGTATTAAGGATAATAATTCTGATAAGATTTCAGAATCATTTGGATTGTATTCTCCCCTTGATCGTGGTGCCTCCTCACATGGCTCAATTTGTTACAGCCATTCACTATCGAATGGCAATTCCTCTACTTCTAAGCTGATTTCTGAGGCTGCAAAGTCAGAGCTCCCTTCACTCCAAATTCCAGAAACCGAATTTGGTTGTTGGGGTACCTCTCCCCCACCTCCATTGAATGAGTCTCTTGATGTTTTCATTCATTCTCCTCAACCACCTAATGCACTAGACTCAGGTTCTTCACCACTTAATAGTGGCTTGCTTGATGCATTACTTTATCAAGCAAATActcttggttgttcaaagaatAATTCTTCTGACAAGAGTTTAAATTCTTCAATTGCAACTCCTGGTGACAGAGCTGAGAGTTCTGCTTTGAACATGTATGAGACAGAATGGGAGGATTATGCTGACCCTTTATCTCCCTTTGGAGCAACTTCAATCCTGAATGAGCATCCTGTTGTTAGCACCAATGGAAACTCATGGGATGATTGGGAACTTTTTCAGACCTTTAGTG GCAACAATGAGAGATTGCAGTCAGTTGACCAGGTTTGGGCCCCTAAGAGTGGAAATCAATCCATGTCTCTGTTGAATCTCACTCTGCCAGATGTCTTGATAACTTCAGATTGGCACGAACTGTATTCTGACCACGATAGCATGAACCAAGCTGTCATGACTGAAGCTAGTGATGATATCAGTGGACAGTAA
- the LOC100792349 gene encoding transcription factor MYB33 isoform X3 → MSQMTNEINYNVHCNDQTGSQLNDEGNGVGMVLKKGPWTAAEDVLLVNYVQKHGEGNWNAVQKYSGLSRCGKSCRLRWANHLRPNLKKGAFTAEEERMIAELHAKMGNKWARMAAHLHGRTDNEIKNYWNTRMKRRQRAGLPLYPPEVLLQAFQERKHGQGTGEISNGDGGHHDFLKKNNYEIHDAIFDSLKENQGILPFLPDLPAISANSFLPNCLGSPPYCNFLPSTLPNHDHFQESTMSFIGSSELNSNEFYPFDRIKDNNSDKISESFGLYSPLDRGASSHGSICYSHSLSNGNSSTSKLISEAAKSELPSLQIPETEFGCWGTSPPPPLNESLDVFIHSPQPPNALDSGSSPLNSGLLDALLYQANTLGCSKNNSSDKSLNSSIATPGDRAESSALNMYETEWEDYADPLSPFGATSILNEHPVVSTNGNSWDDWELFQTFSANSAGNNERLQSVDQVWAPKSGNQSMSLLNLTLPDVLITSDWHELYSDHDSMNQAVMTEASDDISGQ, encoded by the exons ATGAGTCAAATGACAAATGAGATTAACTACAATGTGCACTGCAATGATCAAACTGGGTCACAGTTAAATGATGAGGGCAATGGAGTAGGTATGGTTCTGAAGAAAGGGCCATGGACAGCTGCTGAAGATGTTCTTTTGGTGAACTATGTCCAGAAGCATGGAGAGGGGAACTGGAATGCTGTTCAGAAGTACTCAGGCCTGTCTCGTTGTGGAAAAAGTTGTAGACTGCGATGGGCCAATCACCTAAGGCCAAATTTAAAGAAAGGAGCATTTACCGCAGAAGAGGAACGGATGATTGCTGAACTCCACGCCAAAATGGGAAACAAATGGGCACGCATGGCGGCGCAC TTGCATGGTCGTACAGATaacgaaataaaaaattactggaACACTCGGATGAAGAGGCGGCAACGGGCTGGCTTGCCACTTTATCCTCCCGAGGTACTTTTGCAAGCATTTCAAGAGAGAAAGCATGGCCAAGGTACTGGTGAAATTAGTAATGGTGATGGAGGGCATCATGATttcttgaagaaaaacaattatgAGATACATGATGCAATATTTGACAGTCTGAAGGAAAATCAAGGAATCTTACCTTTTTTGCCTGACCTTCCTGCTATTTCTGCTAATAGCTTTCTGCCAAATTGTCTTGGTTCTCCTCCATATTGTAATTTTTTGCCATCAACATTACCTAACCATGATCATTTTCAAGAGTCAACCATGTCTTTTATTGGTTCCAGTGAATTGAACAGCAATGAGTTTTATCCATTTGACCGTATTAAGGATAATAATTCTGATAAGATTTCAGAATCATTTGGATTGTATTCTCCCCTTGATCGTGGTGCCTCCTCACATGGCTCAATTTGTTACAGCCATTCACTATCGAATGGCAATTCCTCTACTTCTAAGCTGATTTCTGAGGCTGCAAAGTCAGAGCTCCCTTCACTCCAAATTCCAGAAACCGAATTTGGTTGTTGGGGTACCTCTCCCCCACCTCCATTGAATGAGTCTCTTGATGTTTTCATTCATTCTCCTCAACCACCTAATGCACTAGACTCAGGTTCTTCACCACTTAATAGTGGCTTGCTTGATGCATTACTTTATCAAGCAAATActcttggttgttcaaagaatAATTCTTCTGACAAGAGTTTAAATTCTTCAATTGCAACTCCTGGTGACAGAGCTGAGAGTTCTGCTTTGAACATGTATGAGACAGAATGGGAGGATTATGCTGACCCTTTATCTCCCTTTGGAGCAACTTCAATCCTGAATGAGCATCCTGTTGTTAGCACCAATGGAAACTCATGGGATGATTGGGAACTTTTTCAGACCTTTAGTG CAAATTCTGCAGGCAACAATGAGAGATTGCAGTCAGTTGACCAGGTTTGGGCCCCTAAGAGTGGAAATCAATCCATGTCTCTGTTGAATCTCACTCTGCCAGATGTCTTGATAACTTCAGATTGGCACGAACTGTATTCTGACCACGATAGCATGAACCAAGCTGTCATGACTGAAGCTAGTGATGATATCAGTGGACAGTAA